In the Prochlorococcus marinus CUG1438 genome, ATTGTTACGGCATGTATTGATCCACTAGTGCAAGTTTTGATTAAACCAATTTCTGAATTTGGTGTTGATGTAGCAGTGGGGAGTATGCAAAGATTTGGTGTTCCAATGGGTTTTGGTGGTCCCCATGCAGCATATTTTGCTTGTAGCGAAAGATATAAAAGGCTGATACCCGGAAGAATAGTTGGGCAAACTCTATCTAAAAATGGAGAAAAGTCACTAAGACTAGCATTGCAAACAAGAGAGCAACATATTAGAAGGGAAAAGGCCACTAGTAATATTTGTACTGCTCAATCTTTATTAGCCATAATTTCTTCTTTTTATGCTATTTATCATGGACCCTCTGGATTAACGCAAATTGCTAAGAGATTAGTTGAGTTGAGAATAAATTTAGAATCAAGTTTAGCTGCTTTAGGTTTTGATATTCCTGATGGGATTAGATTTGATAGTGTTGATGTTTATTCTGAGCACTCCCAGAGGATCCATAATGAAGCTTTAAAAAATGGCTATAACTTAAGAATTTTGCCTTTGGGGTCAACTATTGAAAATTCAACTGGCTTTGGGATCTCATTAGATGAGCTTAGTAATGAAAAAGAAATAAAAGATATTTTGACTTTCATAGCAAACCTTATAGAAAAAGAAGAAGATTTAGAGCATATGAAATTTGATAAAGAATTTCATTTTGAAAGTTTAGCTTTGAGATCAAGTGCATGGATGCAGCAAGATATATTCACAAATTACCAAAGTGAAACTGAATTAATGAGATATATATTCCGACTTGCAGAAAAAGATTTTTCTTTGGTAGATGGGATGATCCCACTGGGAAGCTGTACCATGAAGTTAAATTCTGCGGCAGAGTTAAATCCAGTCTCTTGGGCTAATTTATCTTCTATTCATCCTTTTTCCCCACCAGATCAAACTAAAGGCTATTCAAAAATTATATCTGACCTAGAAAAATGGATAAGTGAGATTGTTGGTTTGAAATCAGTTTCTTTTCAACCAAATGCAGGCTCTCAAGGAGAGTTTGCAGGTTTATTGGCAATAAATTCTTATTTTGAATCAAAAGGTGAACTCTTAAGAAAAAAATGTTTAATTCCAAAAAGTGCTCATGGAACAAATCCTGCTAGTGCAGTTATGGCAGGTTTTGACGTGTTAACTGTTGAATGTGATGACGAAGGAAATATTGATTTTCAAGATTTGTCAACCAAGGTCAAGAAATTTGATAACCAAATAGGGGCTCTTATGTTGACTTATCCCTCTACTCATGGAGTTTTTGAATTACAAATCAGAAAGATATGTGATTTAATTCACTCTGTGGGAGGATTTGTCTATTTAGATGGTGCAAATTTGAACGCTCAGGTTGGATTATGTAAACCGGGGAATTATGGAGTTGATGTTTGTCATTTGAATTTACATAAAACATTCTGCATTCCACATGGAGGTGGTGGTCCAGGAGTAGGTCCAGTTGCTGCATCAGAAACTTTAAGCCCATTTCTTCCTACTCATTCTTTAATGGATAATAATTTATCCATTGGTTCCAATTACGTATCTTCTGCCAAGCATGGGAGTGCAAGTATTCTTCCAATAAGTTGGATGTACATAAAAATGGCTGGTCTTAGTGGTTTAAGGAAAGCAACTGCGCATGCAATTTTATCTGCAAATTATATTGCGCATTCTTT is a window encoding:
- the gcvP gene encoding aminomethyl-transferring glycine dehydrogenase gives rise to the protein MISKFGTDLFIDRHLGLGDNDERIMLNKLGFNNIDQFINQVIPEDIQLKDKSSEILPQGCSEIEALNELEKIANKNTKMRSLIGLGYYDNHMPKVIQRHVLENPRWYTSYTPYQAEIAQGRLEALFNFQTIVCELTGFPVANASLLDEGTAAAEAMAMSFAARKNKSSKVYLVESNVFDHTFNVLQTRAKPLGIALKRFTQSNLPNHDDVFGMLLQLPGKNGQLYDPTFLISQAHRSEIIVTACIDPLVQVLIKPISEFGVDVAVGSMQRFGVPMGFGGPHAAYFACSERYKRLIPGRIVGQTLSKNGEKSLRLALQTREQHIRREKATSNICTAQSLLAIISSFYAIYHGPSGLTQIAKRLVELRINLESSLAALGFDIPDGIRFDSVDVYSEHSQRIHNEALKNGYNLRILPLGSTIENSTGFGISLDELSNEKEIKDILTFIANLIEKEEDLEHMKFDKEFHFESLALRSSAWMQQDIFTNYQSETELMRYIFRLAEKDFSLVDGMIPLGSCTMKLNSAAELNPVSWANLSSIHPFSPPDQTKGYSKIISDLEKWISEIVGLKSVSFQPNAGSQGEFAGLLAINSYFESKGELLRKKCLIPKSAHGTNPASAVMAGFDVLTVECDDEGNIDFQDLSTKVKKFDNQIGALMLTYPSTHGVFELQIRKICDLIHSVGGFVYLDGANLNAQVGLCKPGNYGVDVCHLNLHKTFCIPHGGGGPGVGPVAASETLSPFLPTHSLMDNNLSIGSNYVSSAKHGSASILPISWMYIKMAGLSGLRKATAHAILSANYIAHSLKHKFKILYKGKNNFVAHECILDFRDLKSKTGLSVNDLAKRLIDYSFHAPTISWPVPETIMIEPTESESLVELDRFCEAMLLIGEEISEIEKNVALKNNNVISNAPHTLKELIADNWHYPYSKEKASFPYESPTAIKFWSSVSRINNAYGDRNLICSCNVNQGETFEEKKCA